The Microbacterium horticulturae genome has a window encoding:
- a CDS encoding thymidine phosphorylase, whose product MTEPFDAVDVIRAQRDKTGLDPDALRWMIDAYTREFVTDAQMSAFAMAVLLNGMGRDEIRVMTDAMIASGERMSFAGLGKPTSDKHSTGGVGDKITLPLAPLVATFGVAVPQLSGRGLGHTGGTLDKLESIAGWRAALSNDEMRAQLRDVGAVICAAGSGLAPADKRLYALRDVTGTVEAVPLIASSIMSKKIAEGTDALVLDVKVGSGAFMHDLEKARELARTMVALGTDSGVATTALITDMDTPLGLAVGNANEVRESVEVLAGGGPADVIELTVALAREMLALAGRPDADVEAALADGRAMDVWRRMIRAQDGDPDAPLPMPRETHTVTAPESGVLTRLDAWDVGIAAWRLGAGRARPQDAVVHAAGIELHAKPGDSVVAGQPLLTLGADDAARIPRALEALENAYSIGEKAEPRSIVIERITA is encoded by the coding sequence ATGACCGAACCCTTCGACGCCGTCGACGTGATCCGCGCGCAGCGCGACAAGACCGGGCTCGACCCCGACGCGCTGCGGTGGATGATCGACGCCTACACCCGCGAGTTCGTGACCGACGCGCAGATGTCGGCGTTCGCGATGGCGGTGCTGCTGAACGGCATGGGGCGCGACGAGATCCGCGTGATGACCGATGCCATGATCGCCTCGGGCGAGCGGATGAGCTTCGCGGGTCTGGGCAAGCCGACGAGCGACAAGCACTCCACGGGCGGTGTCGGCGACAAGATCACGTTGCCGCTGGCGCCCCTGGTCGCGACGTTCGGGGTCGCCGTGCCGCAGCTGTCGGGCCGCGGCCTCGGGCACACGGGCGGCACGCTCGACAAGCTCGAGTCGATCGCCGGGTGGCGCGCCGCGCTCTCGAACGACGAGATGCGTGCCCAGCTGCGCGACGTGGGCGCCGTGATCTGTGCGGCGGGCTCGGGGCTGGCCCCGGCCGACAAGCGGTTGTACGCGCTGCGCGACGTGACCGGCACCGTCGAGGCGGTGCCGCTGATCGCCTCGAGCATCATGTCGAAGAAGATCGCCGAGGGCACCGACGCGCTCGTGCTCGACGTCAAGGTCGGCTCGGGCGCCTTCATGCACGACCTCGAGAAGGCCCGCGAGCTGGCCCGGACCATGGTCGCGCTCGGAACGGACTCGGGCGTGGCGACCACCGCCCTTATCACCGACATGGACACGCCCCTGGGCCTGGCCGTCGGCAACGCGAACGAGGTGCGCGAGTCCGTCGAGGTGCTTGCCGGCGGCGGCCCGGCCGATGTCATCGAGCTGACCGTAGCGCTCGCACGTGAGATGCTCGCGCTGGCCGGCCGGCCCGATGCCGACGTCGAGGCGGCCCTTGCCGACGGACGCGCGATGGACGTCTGGCGGCGCATGATCCGGGCGCAGGACGGCGATCCCGACGCACCGCTGCCCATGCCGCGCGAGACGCACACGGTCACCGCTCCCGAGTCGGGTGTGCTCACCCGACTCGACGCCTGGGACGTCGGCATCGCCGCGTGGCGACTGGGCGCCGGGCGCGCCCGCCCGCAAGACGCCGTCGTGCACGCGGCCGGCATCGAACTGCACGCCAAGCCGGGTGATAGCGTTGTCGCCGGTCAGCCGCTGCTCACGCTCGGTGCCGACGACGCCGCGCGCATCCCGCGCGCGCTCGAGGCCCTCGAGAACGCGTACAGCATCGGCGAGAAGGCCGAACCGCGCTCGATCGTCATCGAGCGCATCACCGCGTGA
- a CDS encoding cytidine deaminase gives MTDIDWDALHAAAREASERAYVPYSRYRVGAAALVTDGRVIAGCNVENASYGVTLCAECGLVSDLHMSGGGQLVAFVCVNGEGDTIMPCGRCRQLLFEHAIPGMLLDTVSGIRTIDEVLPDAFGPRDLEAVR, from the coding sequence GTGACCGACATCGACTGGGACGCGCTGCACGCCGCTGCGCGCGAGGCCTCGGAGCGCGCCTATGTGCCGTACTCGCGCTATCGCGTGGGAGCGGCCGCGCTGGTGACCGATGGCCGCGTCATCGCGGGCTGCAACGTCGAGAACGCCTCGTACGGGGTCACGCTGTGTGCGGAATGCGGGTTGGTGAGCGACCTGCACATGTCGGGCGGCGGCCAGCTCGTCGCGTTCGTGTGCGTGAACGGCGAGGGCGACACGATCATGCCGTGCGGGCGCTGCCGGCAGCTGCTGTTCGAGCACGCGATCCCCGGGATGCTGCTCGACACCGTCTCCGGCATCCGTACGATCGACGAGGTGCTGCCCGACGCCTTCGGCCCGCGTGACCTGGAAGCAGTGCGATGA
- a CDS encoding ABC transporter permease: MTITASTFTPEIVRTRHIKLPVTLTVVTVLLALLFVFSPVTGESIFRISDRISFTIADIHVASAPTMWISWVILAVLAAWTWWDAVAYRRTGLWVSIVFAVIAMFAFLTWAAQDGGVVPVAGTLAGALSLSVPLVYGALAGVIGERGGVVNIAIEGQLLLGAFTAVLLSSITRNPFVGLVGAIIGGVMVAFVLAAFAIRYLVDQIIVGVVLNVLVSGLTGFLYGALLAPNEAALNNAVTFPRWKIPLLGDIPVIGPVFFNQTFIVYLMYVVVAIVAWGLYRTRWGLRLRSVGEHPQAADTVGIKVNPTRFWNVLLAGAIAGIGGAYFTLVSVPQFTKDMTAGLGFIALAAVIFGGWDPIKATLAALLFGFATSLQNLLSVLSTPIPSEFMLMLPYVVTILAVAGFAGKITAPAADGSPYIKG; this comes from the coding sequence ATGACGATCACGGCCTCCACGTTCACGCCCGAGATCGTGCGCACCCGGCACATCAAGCTGCCGGTGACGCTCACCGTCGTGACGGTGCTGCTGGCCCTGCTGTTCGTGTTCTCGCCGGTCACCGGTGAGAGCATCTTCCGGATCAGCGACCGCATCTCGTTCACCATCGCCGACATCCACGTGGCCTCCGCACCCACGATGTGGATCTCGTGGGTCATCCTCGCCGTGCTCGCCGCGTGGACCTGGTGGGATGCTGTGGCCTACCGCCGCACGGGGTTGTGGGTTTCGATCGTCTTCGCCGTGATCGCGATGTTCGCGTTCCTCACCTGGGCCGCGCAAGACGGCGGCGTGGTGCCGGTGGCGGGCACGCTCGCCGGAGCCCTGTCGCTGTCGGTGCCGCTCGTGTACGGCGCCCTGGCCGGGGTCATCGGCGAACGCGGCGGCGTGGTCAACATCGCCATCGAGGGCCAGTTGCTGCTGGGTGCGTTCACCGCGGTGCTGCTGTCGAGCATCACGCGCAACCCGTTCGTGGGACTCGTCGGTGCCATCATCGGCGGTGTCATGGTCGCGTTCGTGCTCGCGGCGTTCGCGATCCGCTATCTGGTCGACCAGATCATCGTCGGTGTCGTGCTGAACGTGCTGGTCTCGGGCCTGACCGGTTTTCTCTACGGCGCCCTGCTGGCCCCCAACGAAGCGGCGCTGAACAACGCTGTGACCTTCCCGCGGTGGAAGATCCCGCTGCTGGGCGACATCCCCGTCATCGGTCCGGTGTTCTTCAACCAGACGTTCATCGTCTACCTGATGTACGTGGTCGTGGCGATCGTGGCCTGGGGCCTGTACCGCACCCGGTGGGGACTGCGTCTGCGCTCGGTCGGCGAGCACCCGCAGGCGGCCGACACCGTCGGCATCAAAGTCAACCCGACCCGGTTCTGGAACGTGCTGCTGGCGGGGGCGATCGCCGGCATCGGCGGCGCCTATTTCACGCTGGTGTCGGTGCCGCAGTTCACCAAGGACATGACCGCCGGCCTCGGCTTCATCGCCTTGGCGGCGGTGATCTTCGGCGGGTGGGATCCGATCAAGGCGACGCTGGCCGCCCTGCTGTTCGGCTTCGCGACGAGCCTGCAGAACCTGCTGTCGGTGCTGTCGACGCCGATCCCCAGCGAGTTCATGCTCATGCTGCCGTACGTGGTCACGATCCTGGCGGTGGCCGGATTCGCCGGGAAGATCACGGCACCCGCGGCCGATGGCAGTCCATACATCAAGGGATGA
- a CDS encoding ABC transporter permease, with protein sequence MSDRVPGAGPEPVGLPPEQLPAASGPLTGQGAKETPEAPRSNQLIREILRGSVVTTVLAIVASMIVGGILIAVTDETVQKTAGYFFARPQDMLVAVWQAVAGGYSALFEGAIVNPGATSFVAFIRPLTNTLGFAAPLIAAGLGVALAFRSGLFNIGARGQMLIACATAALVTFNLDLPMWIHMPLTLVAGIVGGAIWGGIAGLLKARTGAHEVILTIMLNFVALYLVRWMIRTPGLLQKPGTNQPISAPTPATAQFPSLFGEQFPLLNWGFPIVILATVITWWLVEHSSLGFRLRAVGENPHAARTAGISVQRMYVYAMLFAGGLAGLAGMNQILGSVTTGFGDAIDAGIGFDAITVALLGRSRAWGTFWAGLLFGALKAGSFTMQVAQGIPVDIVLVVESMIVLFIAAPPLVRTIFFLPKDDSDLSAKGKAKAARKRAAANDKAVAS encoded by the coding sequence ATGAGCGACCGTGTTCCCGGCGCAGGACCCGAACCGGTCGGATTGCCGCCCGAGCAGCTGCCTGCGGCATCCGGCCCCCTCACCGGTCAGGGGGCGAAGGAGACGCCCGAAGCCCCGCGATCGAATCAGTTGATCCGGGAGATCTTGCGCGGGTCGGTGGTGACCACCGTTCTGGCGATCGTCGCGTCGATGATCGTCGGCGGCATCCTCATCGCGGTGACCGACGAGACCGTGCAGAAGACGGCCGGCTACTTCTTCGCGCGCCCACAGGACATGCTCGTCGCTGTCTGGCAGGCCGTCGCCGGCGGCTACTCCGCGCTGTTCGAGGGGGCGATCGTCAACCCCGGCGCCACGTCCTTCGTCGCGTTCATCCGACCGCTGACGAACACCCTCGGATTCGCCGCACCGCTCATCGCGGCGGGTCTCGGCGTCGCGCTCGCCTTCCGCTCCGGCCTTTTCAACATCGGTGCCCGTGGTCAGATGCTGATCGCGTGCGCCACGGCCGCCCTCGTGACGTTCAACCTCGACCTGCCGATGTGGATCCATATGCCGCTGACGCTCGTCGCGGGCATCGTCGGCGGCGCGATCTGGGGTGGCATCGCGGGGCTGCTGAAGGCGCGCACCGGTGCGCACGAGGTGATCCTGACGATCATGCTCAACTTCGTCGCGCTGTACCTCGTGCGGTGGATGATCCGCACGCCGGGTCTGCTGCAGAAGCCCGGCACCAACCAGCCGATCTCGGCCCCCACGCCCGCGACAGCGCAGTTCCCTTCCCTGTTCGGTGAGCAGTTCCCGTTGCTGAACTGGGGCTTCCCGATCGTGATCCTCGCCACGGTGATCACGTGGTGGCTCGTCGAACACTCCAGCCTGGGCTTCCGGCTGCGGGCGGTGGGCGAGAACCCGCACGCTGCGCGCACGGCCGGCATCAGCGTGCAGCGTATGTACGTCTATGCGATGCTGTTCGCCGGAGGTCTGGCGGGACTGGCGGGTATGAACCAGATCCTGGGCTCCGTCACCACGGGCTTCGGTGACGCGATCGACGCCGGTATCGGCTTCGACGCCATCACGGTGGCCCTTCTCGGGCGTTCGCGTGCCTGGGGCACGTTCTGGGCGGGACTGCTGTTCGGCGCGCTGAAGGCGGGGTCGTTCACGATGCAGGTCGCGCAGGGCATCCCCGTCGACATCGTGCTCGTGGTCGAGTCGATGATCGTGCTGTTCATCGCGGCGCCCCCGCTCGTGCGTACGATCTTCTTCCTCCCCAAGGACGACTCCGATCTGTCGGCGAAGGGCAAGGCCAAGGCCGCCCGCAAACGCGCCGCGGCGAATGACAAGGCGGTGGCCTCATGA
- a CDS encoding ABC transporter ATP-binding protein yields MKLELRGVTKRFGSLVANDHIDLELRSGEIHALLGENGAGKSTLMNVLYGLYQADEGEILLDGVAQHFRGPGDAIAAGIGMVHQHFMLIPVFTVAENLMLGHEDTKGFGILDIGAARRRVREVSDRFGFHLNPDARVEDLPVGVQQRVEIVKALAHDAKILIFDEPTAVLTPQETDEFMQIMRQLRDEGTAIVFITHKLREVREVADRITVVRLGKVVGEASPTATNTELASMMVGRAVELTVQKDPPHIGTGGLEVRDLRVLSDDGAVVVDGIDFDVRPGEVLAVAGVQGNGQTELAEAIIGLQEKVSGSITLNGEELVGKGVRAILDEGVGFVPEDRQEDGLVGSFTVAENLILDRSSDRRFQSGGTIKRRVLDTFARDRIAEFDIRTQGPSSPAGSLSGGNQQKVVIARELTRELTLLLASQPTRGVDVGSIEFIHNRIIQTRDAGVPVIVVSTELDEVVALADRIAVMYRGGIVGIVPADTPRDVLGLMMAGENPTEDAA; encoded by the coding sequence ATGAAGCTCGAGCTGCGGGGCGTGACGAAGCGCTTCGGAAGCCTGGTGGCCAACGACCACATCGACCTCGAACTGCGCAGCGGTGAGATCCATGCGCTGCTGGGTGAGAACGGCGCCGGCAAATCGACGCTCATGAACGTGCTCTACGGCCTCTACCAGGCCGACGAGGGCGAGATCCTGCTCGACGGTGTCGCGCAGCACTTCCGCGGCCCCGGCGACGCGATCGCCGCCGGCATCGGGATGGTGCATCAGCACTTCATGCTGATCCCCGTGTTCACCGTGGCCGAGAACCTCATGCTCGGCCACGAAGACACCAAGGGCTTCGGCATCCTCGACATCGGCGCCGCGCGCCGCCGGGTGCGCGAGGTGTCCGATCGCTTCGGGTTCCACCTCAACCCGGATGCGCGGGTCGAGGACCTGCCGGTGGGCGTGCAGCAGCGCGTCGAGATCGTGAAGGCGCTCGCGCACGACGCGAAGATCCTCATCTTCGACGAGCCCACCGCTGTGCTCACCCCGCAGGAGACCGACGAGTTCATGCAGATCATGCGGCAGCTGCGCGACGAGGGCACGGCCATCGTGTTCATCACGCACAAGCTGCGCGAGGTGCGCGAGGTCGCCGACCGCATCACGGTCGTGCGCCTGGGCAAGGTCGTCGGCGAGGCGAGTCCCACCGCCACCAACACCGAGCTGGCGTCGATGATGGTCGGCCGCGCGGTCGAGCTGACGGTGCAGAAGGACCCGCCCCACATCGGCACCGGAGGGCTCGAGGTCCGCGACCTGCGCGTACTCTCGGACGACGGCGCGGTCGTGGTCGACGGGATCGACTTCGACGTGCGGCCCGGCGAGGTGCTCGCCGTCGCGGGCGTGCAGGGCAATGGGCAGACCGAGCTGGCCGAGGCGATCATCGGCCTGCAGGAGAAGGTCTCGGGCTCGATCACCCTGAACGGCGAAGAGCTCGTCGGCAAGGGCGTGCGCGCGATCCTCGACGAGGGCGTCGGGTTCGTGCCCGAAGACCGGCAGGAAGACGGCCTGGTCGGCTCGTTCACCGTTGCGGAGAACCTCATCCTCGACCGCAGCTCAGACCGCCGGTTCCAGTCGGGCGGCACCATCAAACGTCGCGTGCTCGACACGTTCGCACGTGACCGTATCGCCGAGTTCGACATCCGCACGCAGGGGCCGTCGAGCCCCGCCGGCTCGTTGTCGGGCGGCAACCAGCAGAAGGTCGTCATCGCCCGCGAGCTGACCCGCGAGCTCACACTGCTCCTGGCCTCGCAGCCCACCCGTGGCGTCGATGTGGGATCGATCGAGTTCATCCACAACCGGATCATCCAGACCCGCGACGCCGGCGTGCCGGTGATCGTCGTGTCGACCGAGCTCGACGAGGTCGTCGCCCTCGCCGACCGGATCGCCGTGATGTACCGCGGCGGCATCGTGGGGATCGTCCCCGCAGACACCCCGCGTGACGTGCTCGGCCTGATGATGGCCGGCGAGAACCCGACGGAGGACGCCGCATGA
- a CDS encoding BMP family lipoprotein, which produces MTISSTRKLAGVTVAASLALVLAGCGAAPEATTPTEGGKTAVAGFKPCIVSDDGGWNDKSFNESAKNGIDKAAQELGVKAVEAESSSESDYGPNMQSMVGQNCTLIIAVGYKLSAETIKAAKANPSINFAIIDDSADADGDGKPDADNIKPILFNTVEAAYLGGYAAAAWSHQDGVDKVGTFGGLQIPSVAIFMDGFIDGVKKFNEDNSTNVATLGWNVDTQKGSFTGGFTANDTAKQTAQGILDQGVDVILPVGGPIYKSAAAAIKDSGKDTVMMGVDSDLAVADPSVADVTLVSIMKRIDSAVYDTVMSAATGDFDVTPYIGTLKNEGVGLSPFHDFESKLPSGLTDKLADLQKQIIDGSLTVTSTNSPK; this is translated from the coding sequence TTGACCATCTCATCTACTCGCAAGCTCGCCGGCGTCACCGTCGCCGCCAGCCTTGCCCTCGTGCTCGCCGGCTGCGGCGCCGCGCCGGAGGCGACGACACCGACCGAGGGCGGTAAGACCGCGGTCGCCGGTTTCAAACCCTGCATCGTGTCGGACGACGGCGGCTGGAACGACAAGTCGTTCAACGAATCCGCCAAGAACGGCATCGACAAGGCGGCCCAAGAGCTGGGTGTGAAGGCCGTCGAGGCCGAGTCGAGCTCGGAGAGCGACTACGGCCCCAACATGCAGAGCATGGTCGGCCAGAACTGCACGCTGATCATCGCGGTGGGCTACAAGCTCTCGGCCGAGACGATCAAGGCGGCCAAGGCGAACCCCAGCATCAACTTCGCGATCATCGACGACAGCGCCGACGCCGACGGCGACGGCAAGCCCGACGCCGACAACATCAAGCCGATCCTCTTCAACACCGTCGAGGCCGCCTACCTCGGCGGCTACGCCGCGGCAGCCTGGTCGCACCAGGACGGCGTCGACAAGGTCGGCACGTTCGGCGGCCTGCAGATCCCGTCGGTCGCGATCTTCATGGACGGCTTCATCGATGGCGTGAAGAAGTTCAACGAGGACAACAGCACGAACGTCGCAACGCTCGGCTGGAACGTCGACACGCAGAAGGGCTCGTTCACCGGCGGCTTCACCGCGAACGACACCGCCAAGCAGACCGCGCAGGGCATCCTCGACCAGGGTGTCGACGTGATCCTGCCGGTCGGCGGCCCGATCTACAAGAGCGCGGCGGCGGCCATCAAGGACTCCGGCAAAGACACCGTGATGATGGGCGTGGACTCCGACCTCGCCGTCGCCGACCCGTCGGTGGCCGACGTGACGCTGGTCTCGATCATGAAGCGCATCGACTCCGCCGTCTACGACACGGTGATGTCGGCGGCCACCGGTGACTTCGACGTGACCCCGTACATCGGCACGCTGAAGAACGAGGGTGTGGGCCTGAGCCCGTTCCACGACTTCGAGAGCAAGCTGCCCTCGGGCCTGACCGATAAGCTGGCCGACCTGCAGAAGCAGATCATCGACGGCTCGCTGACGGTCACCTCGACCAACTCGCCGAAGTAA
- a CDS encoding mannose-1-phosphate guanylyltransferase has translation MSAPLSDFHAIIPAGGIGSRLWPLSRADAPKFLHDLTGSGHTLLQDTWNRLEPLTGADRIAVVTGRAHRAAVEKELPGIPDKNVILESEPRDSTAAIGLAAAILVRREPDVVIGSFAADHVIRVPHLFDWAVRQAIAVAREGYICTIGIPPTEPSIGFGYIKKAEELIVEGAPEAAMVERFVEKPDLETAKEYYADRSYLWNAGMFISRADVLLGEIAENRPQLYAGLMDLAEAWDDRDARGPVVDRVWPTLEKIAIDYTVAEPAAARGRLAVVPGHFDWDDVGDFASLAKLNSHGRPNDLAILGENARILSDAASGIVVSQTKRIISLIGVKDIVVVDTPDALLVTTSENAQRVKGVVDALKLSGRGEVL, from the coding sequence ATGTCAGCGCCCCTCTCCGACTTCCACGCCATCATCCCCGCGGGGGGCATCGGCAGCAGGCTGTGGCCGCTCTCGCGTGCCGACGCGCCGAAGTTCTTGCACGATCTGACCGGCTCCGGGCACACTCTGCTGCAAGACACGTGGAACCGCCTGGAGCCGCTGACCGGTGCCGACCGCATAGCGGTGGTCACGGGGCGTGCCCACCGCGCGGCCGTGGAGAAGGAGCTGCCCGGCATCCCCGACAAGAACGTGATCCTCGAATCAGAGCCGCGCGATTCGACGGCGGCGATCGGGCTGGCCGCGGCGATCCTGGTGCGCCGTGAGCCCGACGTGGTGATCGGTTCGTTCGCCGCCGACCACGTGATCCGCGTGCCGCACCTGTTCGACTGGGCCGTCCGTCAGGCGATCGCCGTCGCGCGTGAGGGGTACATCTGCACGATCGGCATCCCGCCCACCGAGCCCTCGATCGGCTTCGGCTACATCAAGAAGGCCGAGGAGCTCATCGTCGAGGGCGCGCCCGAGGCGGCGATGGTCGAGCGCTTCGTCGAGAAGCCCGACCTGGAGACGGCCAAGGAGTACTACGCCGACCGCTCGTACCTCTGGAACGCGGGCATGTTCATCTCGCGTGCCGACGTGCTGCTGGGCGAGATCGCCGAGAACCGCCCGCAGCTGTACGCCGGCCTCATGGATCTCGCCGAGGCCTGGGATGATCGCGACGCCCGCGGACCTGTGGTCGACCGGGTGTGGCCGACGCTGGAGAAGATCGCGATCGACTACACGGTGGCCGAGCCCGCGGCGGCCCGCGGGCGTCTGGCCGTCGTACCCGGGCACTTCGACTGGGACGACGTCGGCGACTTCGCCAGCCTCGCCAAGCTCAACTCCCACGGACGGCCGAACGATCTGGCGATCCTCGGCGAGAACGCCCGCATCCTCTCCGATGCCGCCAGCGGCATCGTCGTGAGCCAGACGAAGCGCATCATCTCGCTCATCGGTGTCAAAGACATCGTCGTCGTCGACACGCCCGATGCGCTGCTGGTGACCACGAGCGAGAACGCGCAGCGGGTGAAGGGCGTCGTGGACGCGCTCAAGCTCTCGGGCCGTGGCGAGGTGCTCTGA
- the sdhC gene encoding succinate dehydrogenase, cytochrome b556 subunit, with amino-acid sequence MSAPARLTPSVSQTTSRTPRGTLYRGHEGMWSWVLHRITGIGIFFFLLVHILDTALIRVAPEAYDAVIGTYKNPIMGVGEIILVAAIAYHAFNGLRVIVVDFSKWGAKYQRQLWWGVIGLWVILMLGFIPRQFMVIMAEITGGN; translated from the coding sequence GTGTCTGCACCTGCACGCCTGACACCGTCGGTTTCCCAAACCACTTCCCGGACGCCGCGCGGCACGCTGTACCGCGGTCATGAGGGCATGTGGTCTTGGGTGCTGCACCGCATCACGGGCATCGGGATCTTCTTCTTCCTGCTTGTCCACATCCTCGACACGGCACTGATCCGTGTGGCGCCGGAGGCGTACGACGCCGTGATCGGCACGTACAAGAACCCCATCATGGGGGTCGGCGAGATCATCTTGGTCGCCGCGATCGCCTACCACGCCTTCAACGGCCTGCGCGTGATCGTCGTCGACTTCTCCAAGTGGGGCGCGAAGTACCAGCGCCAGCTGTGGTGGGGCGTCATCGGCCTGTGGGTCATCCTGATGCTCGGCTTCATCCCGCGCCAGTTCATGGTCATCATGGCCGAGATCACCGGGGGCAACTGA
- a CDS encoding succinate dehydrogenase hydrophobic membrane anchor subunit yields MTADSIAAPRTPAAPPRRKGLNLEKWGWVFMRASGVLLVVLIFGHLIVNLVLGEGVRQIDFAFVVGKYATPFWQWWDVIMLWLALIHGSNGMRTIVNDYVTHNGTRRVLVWALGIVAALLILLGTLVVFTFDPCLGVTPDSSLWQMCQAR; encoded by the coding sequence ATGACCGCCGATTCCATCGCCGCACCGCGCACTCCTGCCGCACCGCCGCGCCGCAAGGGCCTCAACCTCGAGAAGTGGGGCTGGGTCTTCATGCGCGCCTCGGGCGTGCTCCTGGTCGTGCTCATCTTCGGCCACCTCATCGTCAACCTCGTGCTCGGCGAGGGCGTCCGTCAGATCGACTTCGCCTTCGTGGTCGGCAAGTACGCCACGCCGTTCTGGCAGTGGTGGGACGTCATCATGCTGTGGTTGGCGCTCATCCACGGCAGCAACGGCATGCGCACGATCGTCAACGACTACGTGACCCACAACGGCACCCGCCGCGTGCTGGTCTGGGCGCTCGGAATCGTCGCCGCGCTGCTGATCCTGCTCGGCACCCTCGTCGTCTTCACCTTCGACCCCTGCCTCGGAGTGACTCCCGACAGCTCGCTGTGGCAGATGTGCCAGGCCCGATAG